A window of Streptomyces sp. DG1A-41 contains these coding sequences:
- a CDS encoding DUF5955 family protein, producing MLRSVEQRRQGPVTGGDEDPRVTELRSAVARLRRRLAAHPGEFADRTIAEEELAALDAMAADGTPEIPRLRRSLLLIAGAIGSVSALAPELAEVRRAVDLFGGPVRGQG from the coding sequence GTGTTGCGGAGCGTTGAGCAGAGGCGGCAGGGGCCTGTGACCGGCGGCGACGAGGATCCGCGCGTGACGGAGCTGCGCTCCGCCGTCGCCCGGCTGCGTCGCCGGCTCGCCGCCCATCCCGGAGAGTTCGCCGACCGGACCATCGCAGAGGAGGAACTGGCCGCCCTGGACGCGATGGCGGCCGACGGCACCCCAGAGATCCCGCGGCTGCGCCGCTCCCTCCTGCTGATCGCGGGCGCGATCGGCTCGGTGAGCGCACTGGCCCCGGAACTCGCGGAAGTCCGCCGCGCCGTCGACCTCTTCGGCGGGCCGGTACGGGGACAGGGCTAG
- the aceB gene encoding malate synthase A, translating into MSAPAPSPLAIVDAEPLPRQEEVLTEAALAFVAELHRRFTPRRDELLARRAERRAEIARTSTLDFLPETAAIRADDSWKVAPAPDALNDRRVEITGPTDRKMTINALNSGAKVWLADFEDASAPTWENVVLGQLNLIDAYTRNIDFTDSKSGKSYALKANEELATVVMRPRGWHLNERHLVDADGTPVPGALVDFGLYFFHNAKRLLGLGKGPYFYLPKTESHLEARLWNEVFVFAQDYVGIPQGTVRATVLIETITAAYEMEEILYELRDHASGLNAGRWDYLFSIVKNFRDGGARFVLPDRNAVTMTAPFMRAYTELLVRTCHKRGAHAIGGMAAFIPSRRDAEVNKVAFEKVRADKDREANDGFDGSWVAHPDLVPIAMESFDKVLGDKPNQKDRLREDVDVKAADLIAIDSLDAKPTYAGLVNAVQVGIRYIEAWLRGLGAVAIFNLMEDAATAEISRSQIWQWINAGVVLDNGEKVTADLARKVAAEELANIKAEIGEEAFAAGNWQQAHDLLLKVSLDEDYADFLTLPAYEQLKG; encoded by the coding sequence ATGTCCGCACCAGCGCCGTCCCCGCTGGCCATCGTCGACGCCGAGCCCCTGCCCCGGCAGGAGGAGGTCCTCACCGAAGCGGCGCTCGCCTTCGTGGCCGAGCTGCACCGGCGGTTCACGCCCCGGCGTGACGAACTCCTCGCCCGCCGCGCCGAGCGCCGCGCCGAGATCGCCCGCACCTCCACCCTCGACTTCCTCCCGGAGACCGCCGCGATCCGCGCCGACGACTCCTGGAAGGTCGCCCCGGCCCCCGACGCCCTGAACGACCGGCGGGTCGAGATCACCGGCCCCACCGACCGCAAGATGACCATCAACGCCCTCAACTCGGGCGCGAAGGTGTGGCTCGCGGACTTCGAGGACGCCTCCGCGCCCACCTGGGAGAACGTGGTCCTCGGCCAGCTCAACCTCATCGACGCCTACACGCGGAACATCGACTTCACCGACTCGAAGTCCGGCAAGTCGTACGCCCTGAAGGCGAACGAGGAACTCGCCACGGTCGTCATGCGCCCGCGCGGCTGGCACCTGAACGAGCGTCACCTCGTCGACGCGGACGGCACCCCGGTGCCCGGCGCGCTCGTCGACTTCGGCCTGTACTTCTTCCACAACGCCAAGCGCTTGCTGGGCCTCGGCAAGGGCCCGTACTTCTACCTGCCCAAGACGGAGTCGCACCTCGAGGCCCGCCTCTGGAACGAGGTCTTCGTCTTCGCGCAGGACTACGTCGGCATCCCGCAGGGCACCGTGCGCGCGACCGTGCTGATCGAGACGATCACGGCCGCGTACGAGATGGAGGAGATCCTCTACGAGCTGCGCGACCACGCCTCCGGGCTGAACGCGGGCCGCTGGGACTACCTGTTCTCCATCGTCAAGAACTTCCGGGACGGCGGCGCCAGGTTCGTCCTGCCGGACCGCAACGCGGTGACGATGACGGCCCCGTTCATGCGCGCGTACACCGAACTCCTCGTCCGTACCTGCCACAAGCGCGGTGCGCACGCGATCGGCGGCATGGCGGCGTTCATCCCGTCCCGCCGGGACGCGGAGGTCAACAAGGTCGCCTTCGAGAAGGTACGCGCCGACAAGGACCGCGAGGCGAACGACGGTTTCGACGGCTCCTGGGTCGCCCACCCCGACCTGGTGCCGATCGCCATGGAGTCCTTCGACAAGGTCCTCGGCGACAAGCCGAACCAGAAGGACCGCCTGCGCGAGGACGTCGACGTCAAGGCGGCCGACCTGATCGCGATCGACTCGCTGGACGCCAAGCCGACGTACGCGGGTCTGGTGAACGCCGTGCAGGTCGGCATCCGTTACATCGAGGCCTGGCTGCGCGGACTCGGCGCGGTCGCGATCTTCAACCTGATGGAGGACGCCGCCACCGCCGAGATCTCCCGCTCCCAGATCTGGCAGTGGATCAACGCGGGCGTCGTCCTCGACAACGGCGAGAAGGTCACGGCCGACCTGGCCCGCAAGGTCGCCGCCGAGGAGCTGGCGAACATCAAGGCCGAGATCGGCGAGGAGGCCTTCGCGGCCGGCAACTGGCAGCAGGCGCACGACCTGCTGCTGAAGGTCTCCCTCGACGAGGACTACGCCGACTTCCTGACGCTGCCGGCGTACGAGCAGCTCAAGGGCTGA
- a CDS encoding HipA family kinase — MLREVTATRYVAPLHSGGSVPGVVEADDLGTYVVKFTGSAQGRKALVAEVIVGELARALGLRFPELVLVHFDPVIAQDEPHQEVRGLHTASAGVNLGMDYLPGARDFTPETARVFPVDPLEAGRIVWLDALTVNVDRTVHSSNLMVWPTLGVAPPRLWLIDHGAALVFHHRWDGTDPAKAYDFRHHALGPYGPDVGAADAELAPRVTEELLCRILAEVPDAWLADEPGFATAQEAREAYVSYLHARVRASGAWLPTDFPSREELAAEEARRAARNQQGRPAWLRQVPDLHGKPAVEQDGSVHLG, encoded by the coding sequence ATGCTGAGAGAGGTCACCGCGACCCGCTACGTCGCTCCCCTGCACTCCGGCGGCTCCGTGCCCGGCGTCGTCGAGGCCGACGACCTGGGCACCTACGTCGTCAAGTTCACCGGCTCCGCGCAGGGCCGCAAGGCGCTGGTCGCCGAGGTGATCGTGGGGGAGCTGGCCCGTGCCCTCGGGCTGCGGTTCCCCGAGCTGGTGCTGGTGCACTTCGACCCGGTGATCGCGCAGGACGAGCCGCATCAGGAGGTGCGGGGCCTGCACACGGCCAGTGCGGGCGTGAACCTCGGTATGGACTATCTGCCGGGCGCCCGGGACTTCACGCCGGAGACCGCACGGGTCTTCCCCGTCGATCCCCTGGAGGCGGGGAGGATCGTCTGGCTCGACGCCCTGACCGTGAACGTCGACCGCACGGTCCACAGCTCCAACCTCATGGTCTGGCCGACCCTGGGCGTCGCGCCTCCGCGCCTGTGGCTGATCGACCACGGTGCCGCGCTCGTCTTCCACCACCGCTGGGACGGCACCGACCCCGCCAAGGCGTACGACTTCCGGCACCACGCCCTCGGCCCCTACGGGCCCGACGTCGGGGCCGCCGACGCCGAGCTCGCTCCCAGGGTGACCGAGGAGCTGCTGTGCCGGATCCTCGCCGAGGTCCCGGACGCCTGGCTCGCGGACGAGCCGGGCTTCGCCACGGCGCAGGAGGCACGCGAGGCGTACGTGTCGTACCTCCACGCGCGCGTGCGGGCCTCGGGGGCCTGGCTGCCCACCGACTTCCCCAGCCGGGAGGAGCTGGCCGCCGAGGAGGCCCGCCGGGCGGCGCGCAACCAGCAAGGACGCCCCGCGTGGCTGAGGCAGGTACCCGACCTGCACGGCAAGCCCGCGGTCGAACAGGATGGGTCGGTGCACCTCGGATGA
- a CDS encoding nucleotidyltransferase family protein yields MTTRETTKRTRAVAGVLLAAGGGRRLGGRPKALLTHRGRPLVEHAVRVLRAGGCERVHVVLGSRADEVRSRAVLPECVLVGNPDWEQGMGTSLRAGLDSLAGTGAVAALVSLVDQPGIGPEAVARVLGAYEDEESLVAAAYDGVRGHPVLFGAAHWAGIAATATGDRGARAYLMEHEPGITLVECGDVARPFDIDTEADLSHLE; encoded by the coding sequence ATGACGACACGGGAGACGACGAAAAGGACGCGTGCGGTTGCGGGGGTGCTGCTCGCCGCCGGGGGCGGGCGGCGGCTCGGCGGGCGCCCCAAGGCCCTGCTCACTCATCGGGGACGGCCGCTCGTGGAGCACGCGGTGCGGGTGTTGCGGGCGGGCGGCTGCGAGCGGGTCCATGTGGTACTCGGCTCCCGGGCGGACGAGGTCCGGTCACGAGCCGTGCTGCCGGAATGCGTACTGGTCGGCAACCCCGACTGGGAACAGGGCATGGGGACGTCCCTGCGGGCCGGGCTGGACTCGCTCGCCGGTACGGGCGCGGTGGCCGCCCTGGTCTCCCTCGTCGACCAGCCCGGCATCGGCCCGGAGGCGGTGGCCCGGGTACTCGGGGCGTACGAGGACGAGGAGTCGCTGGTGGCGGCCGCGTACGACGGAGTGCGCGGCCATCCGGTCCTGTTCGGCGCCGCCCACTGGGCCGGCATCGCCGCGACTGCGACCGGGGACCGGGGGGCACGCGCCTATCTGATGGAGCACGAGCCGGGGATCACGCTCGTCGAGTGCGGGGACGTGGCCCGGCCCTTCGACATCGACACGGAGGCCGACCTCTCCCACCTTGAGTGA
- the cobG gene encoding precorrin-3B synthase — translation MLAAMSTPALRSSPQATAVSRDRGDACPGTLRLHAADDGALARVRVPGGVLTVRQARALADAAERLGDGDLHLTSRGNVQLRGLDDGCAGELAGLLDAAGLLPSRGHERVRNIVASPLSGLDGRGVLDVRPWLTSLDAALCASESAQALSGRFLFALDDGRGDVAGLGADVTVRATADGGAQLGLGAAGEALRVSVEEAAQAALLAAETFLEAARASGARVWRVDELALPDSELLDTVGRRLTAEGIRHERRGRETDGTDGPAPGVVGDGLSVHVPLGRLSARQWRELTHVAAGELRLTPWRGVVLPTPGTHADESLARLAETGLVTDPGSPWLRVGACVGRPGCAKSQADVRTDAAGALGAVDPRGLPLYWSGCERRCGHPRGDRVEVVAAPGGGYRVSTAVHGEEPRTTSMNDPARLAAALAEITS, via the coding sequence ATGCTCGCCGCCATGTCCACGCCTGCCCTTCGTTCATCGCCCCAGGCCACAGCGGTCTCCCGGGACCGTGGTGACGCCTGCCCGGGGACGCTGCGGCTGCACGCGGCGGACGACGGCGCGCTGGCCCGTGTCCGGGTCCCCGGCGGGGTCCTGACCGTGCGGCAGGCGCGGGCGCTCGCCGACGCGGCGGAGCGGCTGGGCGACGGGGACCTGCATCTGACCTCGCGCGGCAACGTGCAGCTGCGGGGCCTGGACGACGGCTGCGCCGGGGAGTTGGCCGGGCTGCTGGACGCCGCCGGGCTGCTGCCCTCGCGCGGGCACGAGCGGGTGCGTAACATCGTGGCCTCGCCGCTGTCCGGTCTCGACGGGCGGGGCGTGCTGGACGTACGGCCCTGGCTGACGTCTCTCGACGCGGCGCTGTGCGCGAGCGAGTCGGCGCAGGCACTGTCGGGGCGTTTCCTGTTCGCGCTCGACGACGGACGCGGTGACGTGGCAGGCCTCGGTGCCGATGTGACGGTACGGGCGACGGCGGACGGCGGTGCGCAACTCGGCCTCGGAGCGGCCGGAGAGGCGCTGCGCGTCTCCGTCGAGGAGGCGGCGCAGGCCGCGCTGTTGGCCGCGGAGACCTTCCTGGAGGCGGCGCGGGCGAGCGGGGCACGGGTCTGGCGCGTGGACGAACTCGCCCTTCCCGACAGCGAGTTGCTCGACACGGTCGGCCGGCGGCTGACGGCCGAGGGCATCCGCCACGAGCGGCGGGGCCGGGAGACCGACGGCACCGACGGACCGGCCCCGGGAGTGGTCGGTGACGGCCTCTCCGTGCACGTCCCCCTGGGACGGCTCTCGGCGCGCCAATGGCGGGAACTGACGCACGTCGCCGCCGGTGAGCTGCGTCTGACCCCGTGGCGCGGTGTGGTTCTTCCCACACCGGGGACCCACGCGGACGAGTCCCTCGCCCGCCTCGCCGAAACCGGCCTCGTCACCGACCCCGGCTCCCCCTGGCTGCGCGTCGGCGCCTGCGTCGGCAGGCCCGGATGCGCCAAGTCGCAGGCGGACGTACGGACCGACGCGGCCGGGGCCCTCGGCGCGGTCGACCCGCGCGGCCTGCCCCTGTACTGGTCCGGCTGCGAACGCCGCTGCGGACATCCCCGGGGCGACCGCGTCGAGGTGGTCGCCGCTCCGGGAGGCGGCTACCGGGTCTCCACCGCCGTACACGGCGAGGAGCCCCGGACCACCTCGATGAACGACCCCGCCCGACTCGCCGCCGCCCTGGCGGAGATCACCTCATGA
- a CDS encoding IclR family transcriptional regulator produces the protein MPTSSASTTDSARSSANGGVQSLERAFDLLERMADAGGEVGLSELSASSGLPLPTIHRLMRTLVACGYVRQQPNRRYALGPRLIRLGESASRLLGTWARPYLARLVEETGETANMALLDGDEIVYVAQVPSKHSMRMFTEVGRRVLPHSTGVGKALLAGFPPEEVRALLARTGMPAATDKTITTPDGFLAALEDVRRQGYAIDDNEQEIGVRCLAVSVPDSPTTAAISISGPAGRVTEAATERIVPVLQQVAGELSEALATQSPA, from the coding sequence GTGCCGACGTCCAGCGCCAGCACCACCGACTCCGCCCGGTCCTCCGCCAACGGCGGGGTCCAGTCTCTGGAGCGCGCCTTCGACCTGCTCGAACGGATGGCGGACGCGGGCGGCGAGGTCGGTCTGAGCGAGCTGTCCGCGAGCAGCGGGCTGCCCCTGCCGACCATCCACCGCCTGATGCGCACGCTGGTGGCCTGCGGCTACGTACGGCAGCAGCCCAACCGCCGGTACGCGCTGGGCCCGCGCCTGATCCGCCTCGGCGAGTCCGCCTCCCGGCTGCTGGGCACCTGGGCGCGGCCCTACCTCGCCCGGCTGGTCGAGGAGACCGGCGAGACGGCGAACATGGCACTGCTGGACGGCGACGAGATCGTCTACGTGGCGCAGGTGCCGTCGAAGCACTCGATGCGCATGTTCACGGAGGTCGGCCGGCGCGTGCTGCCGCACTCCACGGGCGTGGGCAAGGCCCTGCTCGCCGGTTTCCCGCCGGAGGAGGTGCGCGCCCTGCTGGCCCGTACGGGCATGCCCGCCGCGACGGACAAGACGATCACAACGCCGGACGGTTTCCTCGCGGCGCTGGAGGACGTGCGCCGCCAGGGCTACGCGATCGACGACAACGAGCAGGAGATCGGCGTCCGCTGCCTGGCGGTCTCGGTGCCCGACTCCCCCACCACCGCGGCCATCTCCATCTCCGGCCCGGCGGGCCGGGTCACGGAGGCGGCGACGGAGAGGATCGTGCCGGTACTCCAGCAGGTCGCCGGCGAACTCTCCGAGGCCCTGGCCACCCAGAGCCCCGCCTGA
- a CDS encoding SelT/SelW/SelH family protein — translation MSGRVEIEYCTQCRWLPRAAWLAQELLTTFEAEVTELALKPGKGGVFVVRVDDEVVWDRREQGFPEPTAVKRAVRDRVAPGKPLGHSDQPAAD, via the coding sequence ATGAGTGGCCGTGTCGAGATCGAGTACTGCACCCAGTGCCGTTGGCTGCCCCGCGCGGCCTGGCTGGCGCAGGAACTGCTGACCACGTTCGAGGCGGAGGTGACGGAACTGGCCCTGAAGCCGGGCAAGGGCGGCGTGTTCGTCGTCCGCGTCGACGACGAGGTCGTCTGGGACCGCCGCGAACAGGGCTTCCCCGAGCCGACGGCCGTGAAGCGGGCCGTACGCGACCGAGTGGCCCCGGGGAAGCCCCTGGGCCACTCGGACCAGCCGGCCGCGGACTGA
- the allB gene encoding allantoinase AllB, with protein MSDAELVLRSTRVITPEGTRAASVAVAAGTITAVLPYDAPVPEGARLEDLGDHVLLPGLVDTHVHVNDPGRTEWEGFRTATRAAAAGGITTLVDMPLNSLPPTTTVAHLRTKQQVAADKAHIDVGFWGGALPDNVKDLRPLHEAGVFGFKAFLSPSGVDEFPHLDRDSLARTMAEIAAFDGLLIVHAEDPHLLASAPQQPGPRYADFLASRPREAEDTAIARLIREAKALHARVHVLHLSSGDALPMIAEARAEGVRLTVETCPHYLTLTAEEVPDGASEFKCCPPIREAANQDLLWQALADGTIDCVVTDHSPSTADLKTDDFATAWGGISGLQLSLAAVWTEARGRGHGLEDVVRWMSARTSELVGLDDRKGAIEPGRDADFAVLAPDETFTVDPAALQHRNHVTAYAGKTLYGVVKSTWLRGQRIVADGEFTEPKGRLLTRTN; from the coding sequence GTGTCCGACGCTGAACTGGTGCTCCGCTCGACGCGTGTCATCACTCCCGAGGGGACGCGCGCCGCATCGGTCGCGGTCGCCGCCGGCACGATCACGGCCGTCCTCCCGTACGACGCACCCGTACCGGAAGGTGCCCGCCTGGAGGACCTGGGCGACCACGTCCTGCTGCCGGGCCTGGTCGACACCCACGTGCACGTCAACGACCCCGGCCGCACCGAGTGGGAGGGCTTCCGGACCGCCACCCGCGCCGCCGCGGCCGGCGGCATCACGACCCTCGTCGACATGCCCCTCAACTCCCTCCCGCCGACCACGACCGTCGCGCACCTGCGAACCAAGCAGCAGGTTGCCGCCGACAAGGCGCACATCGACGTCGGCTTCTGGGGCGGGGCCCTGCCCGACAACGTCAAGGACCTGCGCCCGCTGCACGAGGCCGGCGTCTTCGGCTTCAAGGCGTTCCTGTCGCCGTCCGGCGTGGACGAGTTCCCGCACCTCGACCGGGACTCGCTCGCCCGCACCATGGCCGAGATCGCCGCCTTCGACGGCCTGCTCATCGTGCACGCCGAGGACCCCCACCTCCTCGCCTCCGCCCCGCAGCAGCCCGGCCCCAGGTACGCCGACTTCCTCGCCTCCCGCCCCCGGGAAGCCGAGGACACCGCCATCGCCCGGCTCATCCGCGAGGCGAAGGCCCTCCACGCGCGCGTGCACGTCCTGCACCTGTCCTCCGGCGACGCCCTGCCGATGATCGCCGAGGCGCGGGCGGAGGGCGTACGGCTCACCGTGGAGACCTGCCCCCACTATCTGACCCTCACCGCCGAGGAAGTCCCCGACGGAGCCAGCGAGTTCAAGTGCTGCCCGCCGATCCGCGAGGCCGCCAACCAGGACCTCCTCTGGCAGGCGCTGGCCGACGGCACCATCGACTGTGTCGTCACCGACCACTCTCCGTCCACCGCCGACCTGAAGACCGACGACTTCGCGACGGCCTGGGGCGGTATCTCCGGGCTCCAGCTGAGCCTGGCGGCGGTGTGGACCGAGGCTCGCGGGCGCGGGCACGGCCTGGAGGACGTGGTCCGCTGGATGTCCGCGCGGACGTCCGAACTCGTCGGGCTCGACGACCGCAAGGGCGCCATCGAGCCGGGCCGCGACGCCGACTTCGCCGTCCTCGCCCCCGACGAGACCTTCACCGTCGACCCGGCGGCCCTCCAGCACCGCAACCATGTCACGGCGTACGCGGGCAAGACCCTGTACGGCGTCGTGAAGTCCACCTGGCTGCGCGGGCAGCGCATCGTCGCGGACGGCGAGTTCACCGAACCGAAGGGCCGACTCCTCACCCGGACCAACTGA
- the cobN gene encoding cobaltochelatase subunit CobN, translated as MLHSSGERPAHPRILLLSTSDTDLLSARAAGGPVPYRFANPSRLDLDDLPALLDGVGLVVVRLLGGIRAWQDGLDLLLADGRPVVVLTGEQAPDAQLMASSTVPIGIAAEAHAYLAHGGPANLEQLARFLSDTVLLTGHGFEAPAAAPTWGPLPREGRETDGPTVAVLYYRAHHMSGNTAFVGALCDAVEDAGGRPLPLYVASLRAPEPELIEELRAADAIVTTVLAAGGTKPAEASAGGDDESWDAGALTALDVPILQALCLTGSRSAWEESDEGVSPLDAASQIAVPEFDGRLITVPFSFKEIDADGLPAYVADPERAARVAGIAVRHARLRHIRPADKRLALVLSAYPTKHSRIGNAVGLDTPASAIALLRRLREEGYDFGTDAEVPGLASGDGDELIRALIEAGGHDQDWLTEEQLARNPVRIPAADYRRWFATLPGELRTAVEEHWGPAPGEMFVDRSRDPEGDIVLAALRFGNLLILIQPPRGFGENPIAIYHDPDLPPSHHYLAAYRWIAARAEDGGFGADAMIHLGKHGNLEWLPGKNAGLSAACGPDAALGDLPLIYPFLVNDPGEGTQAKRRVHATLVDHLVPPMARADSYGDIARLEQLLDEYAQISSMDPAKLPAIRAQIWTLIQAARLDHDLGLEDRPDDDGFDDFLLHVDGWLCEVKDAQIRDGLHVLGNPPRGADRVNLVLAILRARQIWGGATALPGLREALGLDESAATRTTADAAEEQARALVQAMEDAGWDPAAVPAEHGEQVAAILQFAAREVVPRLAATTAEIDHTVHALAGGFVPAGPSGSPLRGLVNVLPTGRNFYSVDPKAVPSRLAWETGQALADSLLERYRTDNGDWPTSVGLSLWGTSAMRTAGDDVAEALALLGIRPVWDDASRRVTGLEPVPYEELGRPRIDVTLRISGFFRDAFPHTIGLLDDAVRLAASLDEPPEANHVRAHVQADLAAHGDERRATTRIFGSRPGTYGAGLLQLIDSRDWRTDADLAEVYTVWGGYAYGRELDGRPAREEMETAYKRIEVAAKNTDTREHDIADSDDYFQYHGGMVATVRALRGTAPEAYIGDSTRPETVRTRTLVEETSRVFRARVVNPKWIEAMRRHGYKGAFELAATVDYLFGYDATTGVVADWMYDKLTETYVLDPANREFLQQANPWALHGIAERLLEAESRGMWEKPDPAVLEGLRQVYLETEGDLEGDG; from the coding sequence ATGCTGCACTCGTCCGGGGAGCGCCCCGCGCACCCCCGCATCCTGCTCCTGTCGACGTCCGACACCGACCTGCTCAGCGCCCGCGCGGCCGGCGGCCCGGTCCCGTACCGCTTCGCCAACCCCTCCCGCCTCGACCTCGACGACCTCCCCGCCCTCCTCGACGGCGTCGGCCTGGTCGTCGTACGCCTGCTCGGCGGCATCCGGGCCTGGCAGGACGGACTCGACCTGCTCCTCGCAGACGGCCGCCCGGTCGTCGTCCTCACCGGCGAACAGGCCCCCGACGCCCAGCTGATGGCGTCCTCCACCGTGCCCATCGGCATCGCGGCCGAGGCCCACGCCTACCTCGCGCACGGCGGCCCGGCCAACCTGGAGCAGCTCGCCCGCTTCCTGTCCGACACGGTCCTGCTCACCGGCCACGGTTTCGAGGCACCGGCGGCCGCCCCCACCTGGGGCCCGCTGCCCCGGGAGGGCCGGGAGACCGACGGCCCGACGGTCGCCGTGCTCTACTACCGGGCCCACCACATGAGCGGCAACACCGCCTTCGTCGGCGCCCTGTGCGACGCGGTCGAGGACGCGGGCGGTCGGCCGCTGCCCCTGTACGTCGCCTCCCTGCGCGCCCCCGAGCCCGAACTGATCGAGGAACTCCGCGCCGCCGACGCCATCGTCACCACCGTCCTCGCCGCCGGCGGCACCAAGCCCGCCGAGGCGTCGGCCGGCGGTGACGACGAGTCCTGGGACGCGGGCGCGCTCACCGCCCTCGACGTACCGATCCTCCAGGCCCTGTGCCTCACCGGCTCACGGAGCGCCTGGGAGGAGAGCGACGAGGGCGTCTCCCCGCTCGACGCGGCCAGCCAGATCGCCGTCCCCGAGTTCGACGGCCGCCTCATCACCGTCCCGTTCTCCTTCAAGGAGATCGACGCCGACGGCCTCCCGGCCTACGTCGCCGACCCCGAGCGCGCGGCCCGGGTCGCCGGAATCGCCGTACGCCACGCCCGGCTGCGCCACATCCGGCCCGCCGACAAGCGCCTCGCGCTGGTCCTGTCCGCCTACCCGACCAAGCACTCCCGCATCGGCAACGCGGTCGGCCTGGACACGCCCGCCAGCGCCATCGCCCTGCTGCGCCGACTCCGCGAGGAGGGCTACGACTTCGGCACGGACGCGGAGGTGCCGGGCCTGGCCTCCGGTGACGGGGACGAGCTGATCCGCGCGCTGATCGAGGCGGGCGGCCACGACCAGGACTGGCTCACCGAGGAGCAGCTGGCCCGCAACCCGGTGCGGATCCCGGCGGCCGACTACCGCCGCTGGTTCGCCACGCTCCCCGGGGAACTGCGCACGGCGGTGGAGGAGCACTGGGGCCCGGCCCCCGGCGAGATGTTCGTCGACCGCAGCCGTGACCCGGAGGGCGACATCGTCCTCGCGGCCCTGCGCTTCGGCAACCTGCTGATCCTCATCCAGCCCCCGCGCGGCTTCGGCGAGAACCCCATCGCGATCTACCACGACCCGGACCTGCCGCCCTCCCACCACTACCTGGCCGCCTATCGCTGGATCGCCGCCCGGGCCGAGGACGGCGGCTTCGGCGCCGACGCGATGATCCACCTCGGCAAGCACGGCAACCTGGAGTGGCTGCCCGGCAAGAACGCCGGCCTGTCCGCCGCCTGCGGCCCCGACGCCGCCCTCGGCGACCTCCCCCTGATCTACCCGTTCCTGGTCAACGACCCCGGCGAGGGCACCCAGGCCAAGCGCCGCGTGCACGCCACGCTCGTCGACCACCTCGTCCCGCCCATGGCCCGCGCCGACTCCTACGGCGACATCGCACGCCTGGAGCAACTCCTCGACGAGTACGCCCAGATCTCCTCCATGGACCCCGCCAAGCTCCCGGCGATCCGCGCCCAGATCTGGACCCTCATCCAGGCCGCCCGGCTCGACCACGACCTCGGCCTGGAGGACCGCCCGGACGACGACGGCTTCGACGACTTCCTCCTGCACGTCGACGGCTGGCTCTGCGAGGTCAAGGACGCCCAGATCCGCGACGGCCTGCACGTCCTCGGCAACCCGCCGCGGGGCGCCGACCGCGTCAACCTCGTCCTCGCCATCCTGCGCGCCCGCCAGATCTGGGGCGGCGCCACAGCCCTGCCCGGCCTGCGCGAGGCCCTCGGCCTGGACGAGTCCGCCGCGACCCGCACGACCGCCGACGCGGCCGAGGAGCAGGCCCGCGCCCTGGTCCAGGCGATGGAGGACGCGGGCTGGGACCCGGCCGCGGTTCCCGCCGAGCACGGCGAACAGGTCGCCGCCATCCTTCAGTTCGCGGCCCGCGAGGTCGTGCCGCGTCTCGCCGCGACCACCGCCGAGATCGACCACACCGTGCACGCCCTGGCGGGCGGCTTCGTCCCGGCGGGCCCCTCGGGATCACCCCTGCGGGGCCTGGTCAACGTCCTCCCGACGGGCCGCAACTTCTACTCGGTCGACCCCAAGGCGGTCCCCTCCCGCCTCGCCTGGGAGACCGGCCAGGCCCTCGCCGACTCCCTCCTGGAGCGCTACCGCACCGACAACGGCGACTGGCCCACCTCCGTCGGCCTCTCCCTGTGGGGCACCAGCGCGATGCGCACCGCGGGCGACGACGTGGCCGAGGCCCTCGCCCTGCTCGGTATCCGCCCCGTCTGGGACGACGCCTCCCGCAGGGTGACGGGCCTGGAGCCCGTCCCGTACGAGGAGCTGGGCCGCCCCCGTATCGACGTCACCCTCCGCATCTCGGGTTTCTTCCGGGACGCCTTCCCGCACACCATCGGCCTGCTGGACGACGCCGTACGCCTGGCCGCCTCGCTGGACGAGCCGCCCGAGGCCAACCACGTACGGGCCCACGTCCAGGCGGACCTCGCGGCCCATGGCGACGAACGCCGCGCCACCACCCGCATCTTCGGCTCCCGCCCCGGCACGTACGGCGCCGGCCTGCTCCAGCTCATCGACTCCCGCGACTGGCGCACCGACGCCGACCTCGCCGAGGTCTACACGGTCTGGGGCGGCTACGCCTACGGCCGCGAACTCGACGGCCGCCCGGCCCGCGAGGAGATGGAGACCGCCTACAAGCGCATCGAGGTCGCCGCGAAGAACACGGACACGCGCGAGCACGACATCGCCGACTCCGACGACTACTTCCAGTACCACGGCGGCATGGTGGCGACGGTCCGGGCGCTGCGCGGCACGGCTCCCGAGGCGTACATCGGCGACTCCACCCGCCCCGAGACGGTCCGCACCCGCACTCTCGTCGAGGAGACCTCCCGCGTCTTCCGCGCCCGGGTCGTCAACCCCAAGTGGATCGAGGCGATGCGCCGCCACGGCTACAAGGGCGCCTTCGAACTCGCCGCCACCGTGGACTACCTCTTCGGCTACGACGCCACCACCGGCGTGGTCGCCGACTGGATGTACGACAAGCTCACCGAGACCTACGTCCTGGACCCGGCCAACCGCGAGTTCCTCCAGCAGGCCAACCCCTGGGCCCTGCACGGCATCGCCGAACGCCTGCTGGAAGCGGAGTCCCGCGGTATGTGGGAGAAGCCCGACCCGGCGGTGCTGGAGGGGCTGCGGCAGGTGTACCTGGAGACGGAGGGGGATCTGGAGGGCGACGGGTGA